From the genome of Chroicocephalus ridibundus chromosome 1, bChrRid1.1, whole genome shotgun sequence, one region includes:
- the DDX47 gene encoding probable ATP-dependent RNA helicase DDX47, protein MAAGEEEGQAAEPEAAVEEPRSFKDLGVTDVLCEACDQLGWKVPTKIQVEAIPVALQGRDIIGLAETGSGKTGAFALPILQALLETPQRLFALVLTPTRELAFQISEQFEALGSSIGVHTTVIVGGIDTMSQSLALAKKPHVIIATPGRLVDHLENTKGFNLRALKFLVMDEADRILNMDFETEVDKILKVIPRDRKTFLFSATMTKKVQKLQRAALKNPVKCAVSSKYQTVEKLQQYYIFIPSKFKDSYLVYILNELAGNSFMIFCSTCNNTQRTALLLRNLGFTAIPLHGQMSQNKRLGALNKFKAKARSILLATDVASRGLDIPHVDVVINFDIPTHSKDYIHRVGRTARAGRSGKSITFVTQYDVELFQRIEHLIGKKLPAFPMQEEEVMMLTERVAEAQRFARMELREQGEKKRSRNDDDDTEEAIGVRNKVAGGKKKKRKAF, encoded by the exons ATGGcggcaggagaggaggaagggcaggcGGCCGAGCCGGAGGCGGCGGTGGAAGAGCCACGGAGTTTCAAGGACCTG GGAGTGACAGATGTCCTTTGTGAAGCTTGTGACCAGTTAGGATGGAAGGTTCCAACAAAGATCCAAGTTGAGGCTATTCCAGTGGCTCTCCAAG GCAGAGATATCATTGGACTGGCAGAAACTGGCTCTGGAAAAACAGGAGCCTTTGCTTTGCCAATTCTTCAAGCACTGCTGGAAACACCTCAGCGATTATTTGCTCTTGTCCTCACACCAACAAGGGAGCTGGCCTTCCAAATCTCCGAGCAGTTTGAAGCTCTTGGGTCCTCCATTGGTGTCCACACTA CGGTTATTGTGGGTGGAATTGACACGATGTCTCAATCTCTGGCCTTAGCCAAGAAACCCCATGTTATAATTG CTACCCCTGGCCGTCTAGTTGACCATCTGGAGAACACAAAGGGCTTCAACTTACGAGCTCTGAAATTCCTAGTGATGGATGAGGCTGACCGGATCCTTAACATGGATTTTGAGACAGAG GTGGATAAGATATTAAAAGTGATTCCTCGAGACAGAAAGACATTCCTGTTTTCTGCTACCATGACCAAGAAG GTTCAAAAACTCCAACGTGCTGCTCTGAAGAATCCTGTTAAATGTGCTGTTTCTTCCAAATATCAGACAGTTGAGAAACTGCAGCAATACTACATTTTCATCCCCTCCAAATTCAAG GACAGCTACCTGGTTTATATCTTGAATGAACTAGCTGGAAACTCTTTCATGATATTCTGTAGCACGTGTAACAATACGCAGAGGACTGCTCTACTGCTTCGCAACCTGGGGTTCACTGCCATTCCTCTCCATGGGCAGATGAGTCAG AATAAACGCTTGGGCGCTCTAAACAAGTTCAAGGCAAAGGCACGTTCTATTCTGCTGGCTACTGATGTTGCAAGCAGAGGTCTGGACATCCCACATGTAGATGTGGTGATAAACTTTGATATTCCTACGCACTCTAAG gaTTACATTCATCGTGTTGGGAGAACAGCTCGAGCTGGGAGATCTGGCAAATCTATCACCTTTGTCACACA GTATGATGTAGAGTTGTTCCAGCGCATTGAACACCTGATTGGCAAGAAACTGCCAGCATTCCCCATGCAAGAGGAAGAAGTTATGATGCTGACAGAGCGTGTGGCTGAGGCCCAGAGATTTGCTCGAATG GAGCTAcgggagcagggagagaagaagCGATCTCGGAATGATGATGATGATACAGAAGAAGCTATTGGTGTCAGGAATAAGGTGGCaggtgggaaaaagaagaaaaggaaagcctTCTAG
- the APOLD1 gene encoding apolipoprotein L domain-containing protein 1, giving the protein MERNGAAPPQTLDPTHHFHIELLDQRRRLRGQIAHLHKAARKLNKLRKRSLIANVSGSTLTAAGAVTAIVGLSLSPATLGASLLASAVGLGLATAGGAVSITSDLSLVLCNSREVRKVQEIATTCRKQMREILGCLEFLRRGQGPGDPTLRQSEKRASISLYNSICFMVFCGSHSFLVPEYTKEVTKVSQTVLKAKIQKLAANLETCTKAMDEVCELLESRTEVSPRTRRLNVSAKTTAEILRPSS; this is encoded by the coding sequence ATGGAAAGAAACGGTGCTGCCCCTCCGCAAACTCTAGACCCTACACACCACTTCCACATAGAGCTGCTGGATCAGAGACGGAGGCTGCGTGGACAAATTGCTCACCTTCACAAGGCGGCTCGTAAACTCAACAAGCTCCGCAAAAGGTCCCTGATTGCCAATGTCAGCGGGAGCACCCTGACCGCCGCAGGAGCAGTCACGGCCATCGTGGGGCTGTCCCTGAGCCCGGCAACCCTGGGAGCCTCTCTCCTGGCATCAGCTGTGGGTCTGGGTCTGGCCACTGCAGGGGGGGCTGTGAGCATCACCTCTGATCTCTCCTTAGTGCTCTGCAATTCCCGGGAGGTGAGGAAGGTGCAGGAAATTGCAACAACTTGTCGGAAACAGATGAGGGAAATCCTCGGCTGCCTGGAGTTCCTCCGCCGGGGGCAGGGCCCAGGGGACCCCACACTGCGCCAGTCGGAGAAGAGGGCCTCCATCTCGCTGTACAACTCCATCTGCTTCATGGTCTTCTGCGGCTCCCACAGCTTCCTCGTGCCAGAATACACAAAGGAGGTCACAAAAGTGAGCCAGACTGTCCTGAAGGCCAAAATCCAGAAGCTGGCTGCCAACCTTGAGACCTGCACCAAGGCGATGGATGAAGTCTGTGAACTTCTTGAGTCCAGGACAGAAGTTTCCCCACGCACGAGGAGACTCAACGTGAGTGCTAAAACCACTGCTGAGATCCTGAGACCATCCAGCTGA